Proteins encoded in a region of the Ancylobacter sp. SL191 genome:
- a CDS encoding exopolysaccharide biosynthesis polyprenyl glycosylphosphotransferase, translating into MTRWTHGLVNRLVILCDLTMIALATLAGYLIWHELSWSQTAVLGVIAASVYAGTLTLGQAFRVEHYKRLRRQIVHVLIGGIPAALAVLLVYYALVPAEDEDLTALGHWATIAALALLVGRLLLVGWLIRSINRRGLLRRDVLVIGDLDRAYALVRNYYEEQQGERLLDFIAVFRDEGRPATPAELAGEGVPPMRGGLAELFAYARRDTVDMVIVTKSWNDVRAIGEVAQQLNRFAVDVMLELEPGTFKPGYAGLTSIADHRALQVQQRPLKGSLGIFKAVEDYTVATLGLILVSPVLLLAALAIKLDSPGPVLFRQARIGLNNREFTVYKLRTMHVNPADDGSVAAVREDPRITRVGALLRSFSIDELPQLLNVLKGDMSVVGPRPHVPNMRITEDVRYEAISDYVARYRMKPGITGWAQINGMRGGIYTVEKAERGVELDLYYIEHWSIWFDIRILLLTVTKGLADNSAF; encoded by the coding sequence ATGACGCGCTGGACCCATGGCCTGGTCAACCGCCTCGTCATCCTCTGCGACCTGACGATGATCGCCCTCGCCACGCTGGCGGGTTACCTGATCTGGCACGAGCTGAGCTGGAGCCAGACCGCCGTTCTCGGCGTCATCGCGGCGTCGGTCTATGCGGGCACGCTGACGCTGGGCCAAGCCTTCCGCGTCGAGCACTATAAGCGCCTGCGCCGGCAGATCGTCCATGTGCTGATCGGCGGCATCCCGGCCGCGCTAGCGGTGCTGCTGGTCTATTACGCGCTGGTTCCGGCCGAGGACGAGGATCTCACCGCCCTCGGCCACTGGGCGACCATCGCCGCGCTCGCGCTGCTCGTCGGCCGCCTGCTGCTGGTCGGCTGGCTGATCCGCTCGATCAACCGGCGCGGCCTGCTGCGCCGCGACGTGCTGGTGATCGGCGATCTCGACCGGGCCTACGCGCTGGTACGAAATTACTATGAGGAGCAGCAGGGCGAGCGGCTGCTCGACTTCATCGCCGTGTTCCGCGACGAGGGCCGCCCGGCGACGCCCGCCGAGCTCGCGGGCGAGGGCGTGCCGCCGATGCGCGGGGGGCTTGCCGAACTATTCGCCTATGCCCGCCGCGACACGGTGGACATGGTGATCGTCACCAAGTCGTGGAACGACGTGCGGGCCATTGGCGAGGTGGCGCAGCAGCTCAACCGCTTCGCCGTCGACGTCATGCTGGAGCTGGAGCCCGGCACCTTCAAGCCGGGCTATGCCGGCCTCACCAGCATTGCCGACCACCGCGCTTTGCAGGTGCAGCAGCGCCCGCTCAAAGGCTCGCTCGGCATCTTCAAGGCGGTGGAGGACTACACCGTCGCCACGCTCGGGTTGATCCTGGTCTCGCCGGTCCTGCTGCTGGCCGCCCTCGCCATCAAGCTGGATTCGCCCGGCCCGGTGCTGTTCCGCCAGGCCCGCATTGGCCTGAACAACCGCGAGTTTACCGTCTACAAGCTTCGCACCATGCATGTGAACCCGGCCGATGACGGCTCGGTCGCCGCCGTGCGGGAGGATCCACGCATCACCCGCGTCGGCGCGCTGCTGCGCAGCTTCTCCATCGACGAACTGCCGCAGCTTCTCAACGTCCTCAAGGGCGACATGTCGGTCGTCGGCCCGCGCCCGCATGTGCCGAACATGCGGATCACCGAGGATGTGCGTTATGAGGCGATCAGCGACTATGTCGCGCGCTACCGCATGAAGCCGGGCATCACCGGCTGGGCGCAGATCAACGGGATGCGCGGCGGCATCTACACCGTCGAGAAGGCCGAGCGCGGCGTCGAGCTCGACCTCTACTACATCGAGCACTGGTCGATATGGTTCGACATCCGCATTCTGCTGCTCACCGTCACCAAGGGCCTCGCCGACAATTCGGCGTTCTAA
- a CDS encoding NAD-dependent epimerase/dehydratase family protein has protein sequence MRYLITGTAGFIGFHLARRLLEDGHEVVGFDGMTAYYNLKLKEARHAALGQFAAFRPVIGRLEDRALLSATAHEARPDVIVHLAAQAGVRYSLENPQAYLDSNLVGSWNVLELAKELEVKHLLLASTSSIYGANPTVPFHETDRADEPLTFYAATKKGMEMMGHSYAHLYKVPTTAFRFFTVYGPWGRPDMALFKFVSAMLADQEIEIYGEGKMSRDFTYIDDLVEAIIRLAAIPPGEANRVTAPAGVDTLSAQGPFRVVNIGGGNPVGLMDFVETIEDIIGRPAKRKMLPMQKGDVPRTFASPALLQALTGYSPATPLSVGVRAFVDWYREAQVYL, from the coding sequence ATGCGCTATCTCATCACCGGCACCGCCGGCTTCATCGGCTTCCACCTCGCGCGCCGGCTGCTGGAAGATGGGCATGAGGTCGTCGGCTTCGACGGGATGACCGCCTATTACAATCTGAAGCTCAAGGAAGCCCGCCACGCCGCGCTCGGCCAGTTCGCGGCGTTCCGGCCGGTGATCGGCCGGCTCGAGGACCGCGCGCTGCTGAGTGCCACCGCCCATGAGGCGCGCCCGGACGTCATCGTCCACCTCGCCGCGCAGGCGGGCGTGCGCTACAGCCTGGAAAACCCGCAGGCCTATCTCGACTCCAACCTCGTCGGCTCCTGGAACGTGCTGGAACTGGCCAAGGAGCTGGAGGTGAAGCACCTTTTGCTCGCTTCGACCTCCTCCATCTATGGCGCGAACCCCACCGTGCCGTTCCACGAGACCGACCGGGCCGACGAGCCGCTCACCTTCTATGCCGCCACCAAGAAGGGCATGGAGATGATGGGCCACTCCTATGCCCATCTCTACAAGGTGCCGACGACCGCCTTCCGCTTCTTCACCGTCTATGGCCCCTGGGGCCGGCCGGACATGGCGCTGTTCAAGTTCGTCTCGGCCATGCTGGCGGATCAGGAGATCGAGATCTACGGCGAAGGCAAGATGAGCCGGGACTTCACCTATATCGACGATTTGGTGGAGGCCATCATCCGCCTGGCCGCGATCCCGCCGGGAGAGGCCAACCGCGTTACCGCGCCCGCCGGCGTGGATACGCTGTCCGCGCAGGGGCCGTTCCGCGTGGTCAATATCGGCGGCGGCAACCCGGTCGGGCTTATGGATTTCGTCGAGACCATCGAGGACATCATCGGTCGCCCGGCCAAGCGCAAGATGCTGCCGATGCAGAAGGGCGACGTGCCGCGCACCTTCGCCAGCCCAGCGCTGCTGCAGGCGCTCACCGGCTATTCGCCCGCCACCCCGCTGTCGGTCGGCGTGCGCGCCTTCGTCGATTGGTATCGCGAGGCGCAGGTCTATCTCTGA
- a CDS encoding RIO1 family regulatory kinase/ATPase encodes MTLRPDALSAPRGFTLDTVLKRDIFSTIERGTWHDGQGRAFPAVRRRYDDVKWWVKPLARHFARREARALRRAEGSGHTVPVYALEEGALVRGFVDGIPLQIARPYGDAAFFRSARQGLREVHRRRIAHNDLAKPQNWLYAADGRAVLMDFQLAFCFSRRSKIFRIAAYEDIRHLLKQKRSFCPEALTPIEKRILARKSLFNRIWMSTGKKVYNFVTRRLLNYHDTEGRGPRAMEQGPAIAAVLAAHPGVSAVHIADFPTAGHSFGLYAFVEAAGVDETALRERLATALPGILPPEHIQTVTALPRDASDEPRDDLLRLVALNQLDQLDQLPRTPEQQVALDAIIRERRNLSDRVRRGI; translated from the coding sequence GTGACCCTTCGCCCCGACGCCCTCTCGGCCCCGCGCGGCTTCACGCTCGACACCGTGCTGAAGCGCGACATCTTCAGCACCATCGAGCGCGGCACCTGGCATGACGGCCAAGGCCGCGCCTTCCCGGCCGTGCGCCGGCGCTATGACGACGTGAAATGGTGGGTGAAGCCGCTCGCCCGCCACTTCGCCCGCCGCGAGGCACGGGCGCTGCGCCGGGCCGAGGGCAGCGGTCATACCGTACCGGTTTACGCGCTGGAGGAAGGCGCGCTGGTGCGCGGCTTTGTCGACGGCATCCCCCTGCAGATCGCCCGCCCCTATGGCGACGCCGCCTTCTTCCGCTCGGCGCGGCAGGGCCTGCGCGAGGTGCATCGCCGCCGCATCGCCCATAACGATCTCGCCAAGCCGCAGAACTGGCTCTACGCGGCGGACGGGCGCGCCGTGCTGATGGATTTCCAGCTCGCCTTCTGTTTCAGCCGGCGCAGCAAGATCTTCCGCATCGCGGCGTATGAGGATATTCGCCATCTGCTGAAGCAGAAGCGCAGCTTCTGCCCGGAAGCGCTCACCCCGATCGAGAAGCGCATTCTCGCCCGCAAGAGCCTGTTCAACCGCATCTGGATGAGCACCGGCAAGAAGGTCTACAACTTCGTCACCCGCCGCCTGCTGAACTACCATGATACCGAAGGGCGCGGCCCGCGCGCCATGGAGCAGGGCCCGGCCATCGCCGCCGTGCTGGCCGCCCATCCGGGCGTCAGCGCGGTCCATATCGCCGACTTCCCGACTGCCGGCCACAGCTTCGGCCTCTATGCCTTCGTCGAGGCCGCCGGGGTGGACGAGACGGCGCTGCGCGAGCGCCTCGCGACCGCCCTGCCGGGTATCCTGCCGCCCGAGCATATCCAGACCGTGACCGCCCTGCCGCGCGACGCGAGCGACGAGCCGCGCGATGATCTGCTGCGCCTCGTCGCCCTGAACCAGCTCGACCAGCTCGACCAGCTCCCGCGCACCCCCGAGCAGCAGGTCGCGCTTGACGCCATCATCCGCGAGCGGCGCAACCTTAGCGACCGCGTCCGGCGCGGCATTTAG
- the trmFO gene encoding methylenetetrahydrofolate--tRNA-(uracil(54)-C(5))-methyltransferase (FADH(2)-oxidizing) TrmFO, which translates to MRPVHIIGGGLAGCEAAWQLARRGVPVVLHEMRPTRGTDAHKSEDLAELVCSNSFRSDDSSNNAVGVLHAEMRRLGSLIMACADGHQIPAGGALAVDREGFAAAVTAAITAHPLITLERGEITGLPPEDWDSVIIATGPLTSPALADAIRARTDESALAFFDAIAPIIHFDSIDMDVCWFQSRYDKVGPGGTGADYINCPMDKAQYEAFVAALIESDTVPFRDFEAATPYFDGCLPIEVMAARGPETLRHGPMKPMGLTNAHNPTVKPYAVVQLRQDNALGTLYNMVGFQTKTRHAEQVRIFRTIPGLEKAEFARLGGLHRNTYLNSPKLLDRTLRLKAEPRLRFAGQITGCEGYVESSAMGLMAGLFASAERLGGVMEPPPATTAHGALLNHITGGHIETVEAGPRSFQPMNINFGLFPPLHANPTRDADGNRLRGTQKTVAKKQLMAARALAEMDGFARAHADLAGEEAA; encoded by the coding sequence ATGCGTCCGGTCCACATCATCGGCGGCGGCCTCGCCGGCTGCGAAGCCGCCTGGCAGCTCGCCCGTCGCGGCGTTCCCGTGGTGCTGCACGAAATGCGCCCCACGCGCGGCACGGACGCCCATAAGAGCGAGGATCTGGCGGAGCTGGTCTGCTCCAACTCCTTCAGATCAGACGATTCTTCCAATAACGCGGTCGGCGTGCTGCACGCCGAGATGCGCCGCCTCGGCTCGCTCATCATGGCCTGCGCCGACGGTCACCAGATACCGGCCGGCGGCGCGCTGGCGGTCGATCGCGAGGGATTCGCCGCCGCCGTCACCGCCGCCATCACCGCCCATCCGCTCATCACGCTGGAGCGCGGCGAGATTACCGGCCTGCCGCCGGAGGACTGGGACAGCGTCATCATCGCCACCGGCCCCCTCACCTCCCCGGCGCTGGCCGACGCCATCCGCGCCCGCACGGATGAGAGCGCGCTCGCCTTCTTCGACGCCATCGCGCCGATAATTCACTTTGATTCCATAGACATGGACGTGTGCTGGTTCCAGTCGCGCTATGACAAGGTGGGCCCCGGCGGCACCGGCGCCGACTACATCAACTGCCCGATGGACAAGGCACAGTACGAAGCCTTCGTCGCCGCGCTGATCGAATCCGATACCGTGCCCTTCCGCGACTTCGAGGCCGCGACGCCCTATTTCGACGGCTGCCTGCCGATCGAAGTCATGGCCGCGCGCGGGCCGGAGACGCTGCGCCACGGCCCGATGAAGCCGATGGGCCTCACCAATGCCCACAACCCGACCGTGAAGCCCTATGCCGTGGTCCAGCTCCGGCAGGATAACGCGTTGGGAACACTCTATAATATGGTAGGTTTCCAGACCAAGACGCGCCATGCCGAGCAGGTGCGGATCTTCCGCACGATTCCCGGCCTGGAAAAGGCCGAGTTCGCCCGCCTCGGTGGCCTGCACCGCAATACCTACCTCAACTCGCCCAAGCTCCTCGACCGCACCTTGCGGCTGAAAGCCGAGCCGCGCCTGCGCTTCGCCGGCCAGATCACCGGCTGCGAGGGCTATGTGGAAAGCTCGGCCATGGGCCTCATGGCCGGCCTGTTCGCCAGCGCCGAGCGCCTCGGCGGTGTCATGGAACCGCCGCCCGCCACCACCGCCCATGGCGCGCTGCTCAATCACATCACCGGCGGCCATATCGAGACGGTGGAAGCCGGCCCGCGCTCCTTCCAGCCGATGAACATCAATTTCGGCCTGTTCCCGCCGCTTCACGCCAACCCGACCCGCGATGCCGATGGCAATCGCCTGCGCGGTACGCAGAAAACCGTGGCCAAGAAACAGCTTATGGCGGCGCGCGCCTTGGCGGAGATGGACGGCTTCGCCCGCGCCCATGCCGATCTCGCCGGTGAGGAAGCCGCGTGA
- a CDS encoding DUF1127 domain-containing protein: MLLWGLVAKQIRRWQAYRRTVLELSQLDDRTLADINVTRGEIVRVARQAAAAA; this comes from the coding sequence ATGCTGCTCTGGGGCCTTGTTGCCAAGCAGATCCGCCGCTGGCAGGCGTACCGCCGCACCGTTCTCGAGCTCTCGCAGCTCGACGACCGCACGCTCGCCGACATCAACGTGACCCGTGGCGAAATCGTCCGCGTCGCGCGTCAGGCGGCTGCCGCGGCCTGA
- a CDS encoding O-acetylhomoserine aminocarboxypropyltransferase: protein MTETPTTPGFATLAVHAGAQPDPTTKARATPIYQTTSFVFDDVDHAASLFGLKAFGNIYTRIGNPTNAVLEERVAALEGGTAALAVASGHAAQLLTFQTLLQPGDEFIAARKLYGGSINQFNHAFKSFGWNVVWADSDDIASFEKAISPKTKAIFIESIANPGGIVTDIAAISKIAKRAGVPLIVDNTLATPYLIRPFEHGADIVIHSATKFLGGHGNSIAGIIVDGGSFNWLREGRYPFLSQPRPEYEGVVIGETFGNFAFAIAARVLGLRDLGPALSPFNAFLILTGIETLPLRIQRHCDNALAVAKFLAEHPKVEWVSYPGLPGDRYYNLAQRYTPKGAGAVFTFGLKGGYEAGVAVVSGVKLFSHLANIGDTRSLIIHPASTTHRQLADEQKSAAGAGPEVIRVSVGIEDAADIIADLEQALAGA, encoded by the coding sequence ATGACCGAGACCCCCACCACGCCCGGATTCGCCACCCTTGCCGTCCATGCCGGCGCCCAGCCGGACCCGACCACCAAGGCGCGCGCCACGCCGATCTACCAGACCACGTCCTTCGTGTTCGACGATGTGGACCACGCCGCCTCGCTGTTCGGGCTGAAGGCGTTCGGCAACATCTATACGCGCATCGGCAATCCGACCAATGCGGTGCTGGAGGAGCGCGTCGCCGCGCTCGAAGGCGGCACGGCGGCGCTCGCGGTCGCCTCGGGCCATGCGGCCCAGCTCCTCACCTTCCAGACCCTGCTGCAGCCGGGTGACGAGTTCATCGCCGCGCGCAAGCTCTATGGCGGCTCGATCAACCAGTTCAACCACGCCTTCAAGAGCTTCGGCTGGAACGTGGTGTGGGCCGATTCCGACGACATCGCCTCCTTCGAGAAGGCGATCTCGCCCAAGACCAAGGCGATCTTCATCGAATCCATCGCCAATCCCGGTGGCATCGTCACCGACATCGCCGCCATCTCCAAGATCGCCAAGCGCGCCGGCGTGCCGCTGATCGTCGACAACACGCTGGCGACGCCCTACCTGATCCGCCCCTTCGAGCATGGCGCCGACATCGTCATCCACTCCGCCACCAAGTTCCTCGGCGGCCATGGCAACTCGATCGCCGGCATCATCGTCGATGGCGGCTCGTTCAACTGGTTGCGCGAGGGGCGCTACCCCTTCCTGTCGCAGCCGCGCCCGGAATATGAGGGTGTGGTGATCGGCGAGACCTTCGGCAATTTCGCCTTCGCGATCGCCGCCCGCGTGCTCGGCCTGCGCGATCTCGGGCCGGCGCTCTCGCCCTTCAACGCTTTTCTCATCCTCACTGGCATCGAAACCCTGCCGCTGCGCATCCAGCGCCATTGCGACAACGCGCTGGCGGTGGCCAAATTCCTCGCCGAGCATCCCAAGGTGGAATGGGTCAGCTATCCCGGCCTGCCGGGCGACCGCTATTATAACCTCGCCCAGCGCTACACGCCCAAGGGCGCCGGTGCGGTGTTCACCTTCGGGCTGAAGGGCGGCTATGAGGCGGGCGTGGCGGTGGTCTCGGGCGTAAAGCTGTTCTCCCACCTCGCCAATATCGGCGACACCCGCTCGCTCATCATCCACCCGGCCTCCACCACCCACCGCCAGCTTGCCGACGAGCAGAAGAGCGCGGCGGGCGCGGGACCGGAGGTGATCCGCGTCTCCGTCGGCATCGAGGATGCCGCCGACATCATCGCCGATCTGGAGCAGGCGCTGGCGGGCGCCTGA
- a CDS encoding CoA-binding protein produces MPHDSYDDAFIADWLGRVRTIAVVGASPNPTRPSHGVALYLARHGYKVIAINPGQAGRDIAGLPTYARLADVPEPIDMVDVFRAPEHLDGVVAETLALAPRPALIWTQLGVRDDAAAAKAEAAGIAVIQNRCPAIEIPRLRLPRLA; encoded by the coding sequence ATGCCGCACGATTCCTATGACGACGCCTTCATCGCCGACTGGCTCGGCCGCGTGCGCACCATCGCGGTGGTTGGCGCCAGTCCCAACCCGACCCGTCCGAGCCACGGCGTCGCGCTCTATCTGGCGCGGCACGGCTACAAGGTCATCGCCATCAATCCCGGCCAGGCCGGGCGCGACATTGCCGGCCTGCCGACCTATGCGCGCCTCGCCGATGTGCCGGAGCCGATCGACATGGTCGATGTGTTCCGCGCGCCGGAACATCTCGATGGCGTGGTGGCGGAGACCCTGGCGCTCGCCCCGCGCCCGGCGCTGATCTGGACCCAGCTCGGCGTGCGCGACGACGCGGCCGCCGCGAAAGCGGAAGCGGCGGGCATCGCCGTCATTCAGAATCGCTGCCCGGCCATCGAGATTCCGCGCCTGCGCTTGCCGCGCCTGGCGTGA
- the rplM gene encoding 50S ribosomal protein L13, translating to MKTYSAKPADVDKKWVVIDASGLVVGRLATIIATRLKGKHKPTYTPHVDCGDNIVVINAEKVVLTGNKRAAKVYYHHTGFPGGIKERTAKFILDGRFPERVVEKAVERMLARGPLGRKLMGNLRVYKGASHPHEAQQPVTLDVAALNRKNVGI from the coding sequence ATGAAGACGTATTCGGCAAAACCGGCCGACGTAGACAAGAAGTGGGTCGTGATCGACGCCTCCGGCCTCGTTGTCGGCCGTCTCGCGACGATCATCGCCACCCGCCTCAAGGGCAAGCACAAGCCGACCTACACCCCCCACGTTGATTGCGGCGACAACATCGTCGTCATCAACGCCGAGAAGGTGGTGCTGACCGGCAACAAGCGCGCCGCCAAGGTTTACTACCACCACACCGGCTTTCCGGGCGGCATCAAGGAGCGGACCGCGAAGTTCATCCTCGACGGCCGTTTCCCCGAGCGCGTGGTCGAGAAGGCGGTCGAGCGCATGCTGGCGCGCGGTCCCCTCGGCCGCAAGCTGATGGGCAATCTGCGCGTCTACAAGGGCGCCAGCCACCCGCACGAAGCCCAGCAGCCGGTCACGCTCGACGTCGCCGCGCTCAACCGTAAGAATGTGGGGATCTGA
- the rpsI gene encoding 30S ribosomal protein S9: MAELIQSLDGLEALKPQAVEAPKHVQKLDRQGRSYATGKRKNAVARVWIRPGTGKILVNERDIETYFARPVLRLIIQQPFSCATRTGQYDVVATVSGGGLSGQAGALRHGISRALTYYEPELRGPLKKGGFLTRDSRVVERKKYGKAKARRSFQFSKR, encoded by the coding sequence ATGGCTGAGCTCATCCAGTCGCTCGACGGGCTCGAGGCCCTGAAGCCGCAGGCCGTCGAGGCTCCCAAGCATGTCCAGAAGCTGGACCGCCAGGGCCGCTCCTACGCCACCGGCAAGCGCAAGAACGCGGTCGCCCGCGTGTGGATCCGCCCCGGCACGGGCAAGATCCTGGTCAACGAGCGCGATATCGAGACCTATTTCGCCCGCCCGGTGCTGCGCCTCATCATCCAGCAGCCCTTCTCGTGCGCCACCCGCACCGGCCAGTATGACGTGGTTGCCACCGTCTCCGGCGGCGGCCTCTCCGGCCAGGCCGGCGCGCTGCGCCACGGCATCTCGCGCGCTCTGACCTATTACGAGCCCGAGCTGCGCGGCCCGCTCAAGAAGGGCGGCTTCCTGACCCGCGATTCGCGTGTCGTCGAGCGTAAGAAGTACGGCAAGGCCAAGGCCCGCCGCAGCTTCCAGTTCTCGAAGCGCTGA
- a CDS encoding GGDEF domain-containing protein, whose protein sequence is MEFDPWTLWVIIGLVGLFSAGATFFAWALGGREVCLAQWGCGTLALAVGIAGLLLRDFLPSPYFGLLPNAVLLAGYSLQWVALRSVAGRRSQLWRLIAAPAAWCVLVMVPPFAGSMHDRLVLFAALVAALTFAAAREIWRASIPEPALRRGLLAMSGSLVVLNVVRLVAVLLTPREQVLTILSADAAIYGVIGMGLIVLASFLLVLLVREQTMRQLREEAARDELTGLANRRGFLAWARAACAQGGALALLMLDLDHLKAINDRHGHAAGDRVLALFGEILRQSGVAGAVAGRLGGEEFAVLLPGADETLAHATAERLRQAFREASTRIAHEGGVPAFLATVSIGVATRANAPAGEEQGYGNGDAHGQAILERLCAEADAALYRAKQAGRDRVELCQAVA, encoded by the coding sequence ATGGAGTTCGATCCCTGGACGCTCTGGGTCATCATCGGTCTCGTCGGGCTGTTCTCGGCGGGCGCGACCTTTTTTGCGTGGGCGCTTGGCGGCCGCGAGGTGTGCCTGGCCCAATGGGGATGCGGCACACTGGCGCTGGCGGTCGGCATTGCCGGGCTGCTGCTGCGTGACTTTCTGCCCTCACCCTATTTCGGGCTTTTGCCCAATGCCGTGCTGCTGGCCGGCTACAGCCTGCAATGGGTCGCGCTGCGCAGCGTCGCCGGCCGCCGCTCGCAGCTCTGGCGGCTGATCGCGGCCCCCGCCGCGTGGTGCGTGCTGGTGATGGTTCCGCCCTTTGCGGGCTCCATGCATGACCGCCTCGTGCTGTTCGCCGCCCTCGTCGCGGCCCTGACCTTCGCCGCGGCGCGGGAAATCTGGCGCGCCTCGATCCCCGAGCCGGCGCTGCGCCGTGGCCTGCTGGCGATGAGCGGCTCGCTGGTGGTGCTCAATGTCGTGCGGCTGGTGGCCGTGCTTTTGACGCCGCGCGAGCAGGTGCTGACCATCCTCTCGGCCGATGCGGCGATCTATGGCGTCATCGGCATGGGGTTGATCGTGCTGGCGAGCTTCCTGCTGGTGCTGCTGGTGCGCGAACAGACGATGCGGCAGCTGCGCGAGGAGGCCGCGCGCGACGAACTGACCGGGCTCGCCAACCGGCGCGGCTTTCTGGCGTGGGCGCGCGCGGCCTGCGCGCAGGGTGGCGCGCTGGCGCTGCTGATGCTCGACCTCGACCATCTGAAGGCGATCAATGACCGGCACGGCCATGCCGCCGGCGACCGGGTGCTGGCGCTGTTTGGCGAGATTCTGCGCCAGAGCGGCGTTGCTGGCGCGGTGGCCGGCCGGCTCGGCGGGGAGGAATTCGCCGTGCTGCTGCCGGGCGCCGACGAGACGCTCGCTCACGCGACCGCCGAGCGGCTGCGCCAGGCCTTTCGCGAGGCCAGCACCCGCATCGCCCATGAGGGCGGCGTGCCGGCCTTCCTCGCCACGGTCAGTATCGGCGTCGCCACGCGGGCGAACGCGCCAGCCGGGGAGGAGCAGGGGTACGGCAACGGGGATGCCCACGGGCAGGCGATTCTCGAGCGGCTCTGCGCCGAGGCCGACGCCGCGCTCTACCGCGCCAAGCAGGCCGGGCGCGACCGCGTCGAGCTGTGCCAGGCCGTTGCCTGA
- a CDS encoding GGDEF domain-containing protein, whose translation MLDPLTLWAVLTVVATLLAVGLLFVWWVTPTEPALAHWAGALAFLILGILGGIFRQELPYFIAVALANSCFLIGYSQLWAGLRRFDRQPVSPLLTWAAPLAWILVVHIPPFDADPLARVVLISVAIPILILASLEQLWRGGLRSSKARIGLFVALAIAFVMNFLRIPLLNEQVQNDRIEIFNNPSMAWFGLTGMALTIFICFTVVLMARERAEQQYRQAADRDDLTGLLNRRGFMQQAVAVTAAGGPLAVMFLDLDHFKQINDRFGHAAGDSVLVLFAQVLRDNVRGGDVIGRVGGEEFVVLLPGADDAAARAAAERVQRGLKQAAISLHMGADNAPLECTASIGLAIANLPAAVSAPAMESRLRTLIERADGVLYRAKKDGRNRIEVVRVEGAAAG comes from the coding sequence ATGCTTGACCCGCTGACGCTGTGGGCGGTGCTCACGGTGGTCGCCACGCTTCTCGCCGTGGGCCTGCTCTTCGTCTGGTGGGTCACCCCCACCGAGCCGGCGCTCGCTCATTGGGCGGGCGCGCTCGCCTTCCTCATCCTCGGCATTCTCGGCGGCATTTTCCGGCAAGAGCTGCCCTATTTCATCGCCGTCGCGCTGGCCAATAGCTGCTTCCTGATCGGCTATTCCCAGCTCTGGGCGGGGCTGCGGCGCTTCGACCGTCAGCCGGTCTCGCCGCTGCTCACCTGGGCGGCGCCGCTCGCCTGGATCCTCGTGGTGCATATCCCGCCCTTCGACGCCGATCCGCTGGCGCGGGTGGTGCTGATCTCGGTGGCGATTCCCATTCTGATCCTGGCCTCGCTGGAGCAGCTCTGGCGCGGCGGGCTGCGCAGCTCCAAGGCGCGGATAGGGCTGTTCGTCGCGCTCGCCATCGCCTTCGTGATGAACTTCCTGCGCATTCCGCTGCTCAACGAGCAGGTGCAGAACGACCGGATCGAGATCTTCAACAACCCGTCCATGGCCTGGTTCGGCCTGACCGGCATGGCGCTCACCATCTTCATCTGCTTCACCGTGGTGCTGATGGCGCGCGAGCGCGCCGAGCAGCAGTACCGGCAGGCGGCGGACCGTGACGACCTCACCGGCCTGCTCAACCGGCGCGGCTTCATGCAGCAGGCCGTGGCGGTGACGGCGGCGGGCGGGCCGCTGGCGGTGATGTTCCTCGACCTCGACCATTTCAAGCAGATCAATGACCGCTTCGGCCATGCCGCCGGCGACAGCGTGCTGGTGCTGTTCGCCCAGGTGCTGCGCGACAATGTGCGGGGCGGTGACGTGATCGGCCGCGTCGGCGGCGAGGAATTCGTCGTGCTGCTGCCAGGCGCGGATGACGCGGCCGCGCGGGCGGCCGCCGAGCGGGTGCAGCGCGGGCTGAAACAGGCAGCGATCAGCCTGCATATGGGCGCCGACAACGCGCCGCTGGAATGCACGGCGAGCATCGGCCTCGCCATCGCCAACCTGCCGGCGGCGGTGTCCGCGCCGGCGATGGAAAGCCGGCTGCGCACCTTGATCGAACGCGCCGATGGCGTGCTCTACCGGGCGAAGAAGGACGGGCGCAACCGCATCGAGGTCGTCCGGGTGGAAGGCGCCGCGGCGGGGTGA